The proteins below are encoded in one region of Serratia symbiotica:
- a CDS encoding GNAT family N-acetyltransferase → MIITDLPEKLIAGQKVKLLAPDVSYCRDVYTLISNFSKVHFEFLLWSNSEHSIETCYKNLEIASTNFRNDKDEYRFLIMDIKSNNLVGCISLFIVNPKIPFYEIGYWASSQLMGKGFVTEACILVRNIACHYLKCQRLEIKMASRNVRSAKVALRTGFQLEASLRKHRLDGFGYIDDTCIYSYPI, encoded by the coding sequence ATGATAATTACAGACCTGCCTGAAAAACTTATTGCGGGGCAAAAAGTAAAACTATTAGCTCCAGATGTGTCGTATTGCCGCGATGTCTATACACTTATTTCTAATTTTTCTAAAGTGCATTTCGAGTTCCTTTTATGGTCAAATTCAGAACACTCTATTGAGACCTGTTATAAAAATCTTGAAATTGCCTCAACTAATTTCAGGAATGACAAGGATGAATACAGATTCTTGATTATGGATATTAAGTCAAATAATTTAGTTGGATGCATTAGCTTATTTATTGTAAACCCTAAAATACCTTTTTATGAAATCGGTTATTGGGCTTCAAGTCAATTAATGGGTAAGGGGTTTGTTACAGAAGCCTGTATTTTAGTAAGAAATATTGCTTGCCATTATTTAAAGTGTCAAAGATTAGAGATAAAGATGGCTAGCAGGAACGTACGAAGTGCAAAAGTAGCTCTTCGTACAGGATTCCAGTTGGAGGCTAGCCTGAGGAAGCATCGATTGGATGGCTTTGGCTATATTGATGATACTTGTATATATAGCTACCCTATATAA
- a CDS encoding lysozyme inhibitor LprI family protein, protein MVNIINKKSLFILSMMACSTSYAASFDCNKASSDVEKMICSDHKLSRLDDYLSQNYKIAMGPDMPEESKSKIIKSQIDWINRRNACTDIQCVEKMYSKQMDYLWNECFDHISGKIEYIKFSEAIDKIKRELDSQEYNKTHKKLSQKYLIRTLLKFIN, encoded by the coding sequence ATGGTAAATATCATAAACAAAAAATCTTTATTCATTCTATCAATGATGGCTTGCAGTACAAGTTATGCAGCTTCTTTTGATTGTAATAAAGCATCTTCAGATGTGGAAAAAATGATTTGCTCAGATCATAAGTTAAGTCGCTTGGATGATTATCTATCCCAAAACTACAAAATAGCTATGGGTCCTGATATGCCTGAAGAATCAAAATCTAAGATTATAAAATCTCAAATAGATTGGATTAACAGGAGAAATGCTTGTACCGATATTCAATGTGTTGAAAAAATGTATTCTAAGCAGATGGATTACCTTTGGAACGAATGCTTTGATCATATTAGTGGTAAAATTGAATATATTAAATTTTCCGAAGCAATAGACAAGATAAAAAGAGAGCTAGATTCTCAAGAATACAATAAAACTCATAAGAAGTTATCACAGAAATATCTAATAAGAACGCTGTTAAAGTTTATCAATTAG
- a CDS encoding IS481 family transposase, producing the protein MLQTTNPVIKHKTGLLNLAEELSNVSKACKIMGVSRDTFYRYRELADEGGVDSLINRSRRTPNLKNRTNDATECAVVNYAVDFPAHGQHRTSNELRKQGVFISGSGVRSVWLRHNLENFKKRLKALEEKVAREGIELTDSQIAALERKASDDEVCGEIETAHPGYLGSQDTFYVGSLKGVGRIYQQTFVDTYSKVAHCMLYVTKTPITAAELLNDRVLPFYASQGLPMLRILTDRGTEYCGKVEQHDYQLYLAINDIDHTKTKARSPQTNGICERFHRTILQEFYQVAFRKKLYGELDTLQSDLDEWLAHYNNERTHQGKMCCGRTPMETLLDGERIWAEKNLNQM; encoded by the coding sequence ATGCTTCAAACTACCAATCCCGTCATCAAACACAAAACAGGTTTGCTCAATCTGGCCGAAGAACTTAGCAACGTCTCTAAAGCCTGTAAAATCATGGGTGTCTCCCGTGATACGTTTTACCGCTATCGCGAACTGGCTGATGAAGGTGGAGTGGATTCGCTGATAAATCGTAGTCGTCGGACTCCTAATCTCAAGAACCGCACAAACGATGCCACCGAGTGCGCTGTGGTTAATTATGCCGTTGATTTCCCGGCTCACGGTCAGCACCGGACCAGCAACGAGCTGCGTAAACAGGGTGTTTTTATCTCAGGAAGTGGCGTTCGTTCTGTCTGGCTGCGCCACAATCTTGAAAACTTCAAAAAGCGTCTGAAAGCACTGGAAGAGAAAGTGGCCCGTGAGGGTATCGAACTGACTGACAGCCAGATCGCAGCACTGGAACGTAAAGCCAGCGATGACGAGGTCTGTGGAGAAATTGAAACCGCTCATCCGGGTTATCTGGGCTCTCAGGACACGTTCTACGTGGGTAGTCTGAAAGGTGTCGGACGCATTTATCAGCAGACGTTCGTTGATACCTACTCAAAAGTCGCGCACTGCATGCTGTATGTCACCAAAACGCCGATTACAGCGGCAGAGCTGCTAAATGACCGTGTGCTGCCATTTTATGCATCTCAGGGCCTGCCAATGCTGAGAATACTGACCGACAGAGGCACAGAGTACTGTGGCAAAGTGGAGCAGCATGATTATCAGCTTTATCTGGCGATAAATGACATCGACCACACGAAAACCAAAGCGAGGTCACCACAGACGAACGGCATCTGCGAGCGGTTCCACAGGACGATATTGCAGGAATTTTATCAGGTGGCGTTCCGCAAAAAGCTGTATGGCGAACTCGACACATTACAATCGGATCTTGATGAATGGCTGGCTCACTATAATAATGAGCGAACCCATCAGGGGAAAATGTGCTGTGGCCGGACGCCAATGGAAACGTTACTTGATGGAGAACGCATCTGGGCTGAGAAAAATTTAAACCAGATGTAA
- a CDS encoding Arm DNA-binding domain-containing protein — protein MASLTVRTVQALIKAREPGKYGDGRGLYLKVPPKGEPYWMLRYTIGSKRREITLGKVY, from the coding sequence ATGGCCTCACTCACTGTCAGGACGGTTCAGGCTCTCATCAAAGCAAGAGAACCGGGGAAGTATGGAGATGGGCGTGGTTTGTATCTGAAAGTCCCACCTAAAGGTGAGCCGTATTGGATGCTTCGATACACAATCGGCTCTAAGAGACGAGAAATCACCTTAGGTAAGGTGTATTAG
- a CDS encoding YicC/YloC family endoribonuclease, whose protein sequence is MIRSMTAYARREIKGAWGSAAWELRSVNQRYLETYIRLPEQFRSLEPVIRERIRGRLTRGKVECNLRFELDPSAQSLMILNEKLAKQLVEAANWVKMQSDEGEIDPIDVLRWPGVMSAAEQDLDAISGELMQALDGALDDFIAAREREGTELKALIEQRLNGVSAEVVKVRTQMPNILQWQRERLVSKLEEAQVQLENTRLEQELVLMAQRIDVAEELDRLEAHVKETHNILKKKEAVGRRLDFMMQEFNRESNTLASKSINADVTTSAIELKVLIEQMREQIQNIE, encoded by the coding sequence ATGATCCGTAGTATGACTGCCTATGCCAGGCGTGAAATCAAGGGCGCATGGGGCAGCGCAGCATGGGAACTGCGTTCCGTGAACCAGCGCTACTTAGAAACCTATATCCGCCTGCCGGAACAATTCCGCAGCCTAGAGCCGGTGATCCGGGAACGTATCCGTGGCCGTTTGACCCGTGGCAAAGTCGAGTGCAATCTGCGCTTCGAGCTGGATCCGAGCGCACAAAGCTTGATGATCTTGAACGAAAAACTGGCTAAGCAACTGGTCGAAGCCGCCAATTGGGTGAAAATGCAGAGCGACGAAGGGGAAATCGACCCGATCGACGTGCTGCGCTGGCCAGGCGTGATGTCCGCTGCGGAGCAAGATCTGGACGCCATCAGCGGCGAGTTGATGCAGGCGTTGGACGGCGCACTGGATGACTTCATCGCTGCGCGCGAGAGAGAAGGCACCGAGCTAAAAGCCCTAATCGAGCAACGCCTCAATGGTGTCAGTGCCGAAGTGGTCAAAGTGCGCACCCAGATGCCAAACATTTTACAGTGGCAACGTGAGCGGTTGGTCAGCAAACTGGAAGAAGCCCAAGTGCAGTTGGAAAACACCCGCTTGGAGCAAGAACTGGTGCTGATGGCACAGCGCATCGATGTTGCCGAAGAGCTGGACCGCCTGGAAGCGCACGTGAAGGAAACACACAACATCCTGAAGAAAAAAGAAGCCGTGGGTCGTCGCCTCGACTTTATGATGCAGGAGTTCAACCGTGAATCGAACACGCTGGCTTCCAAATCGATCAATGCTGATGTCACCACCTCCGCCATTGAGCTGAAGGTGCTAATCGAGCAAATGCGCGAACAGATTCAGAATATCGAGTAA
- the rph gene encoding ribonuclease PH, producing MRPVGRAPQHVRPLTLTRHYTKHAEGSVLVEFGDTKVLCTATVEEGVPRFLKGQGQGWITAEYSMLPRSTHSRNVREAAKGKQGGRTLEIQRLIARSLRAAVDLKKLGEFTIILDCDVLQADGGTRTASITGACVALIDALNALVANGKLKANPMKGLVAAVSVGILNGEALCDLEYVEDSAAETDMNVVMMEDGRMIEVQGTAEGEPFSHDELMALLTLARGGIETIFQAQKAALAG from the coding sequence ATGCGCCCTGTAGGCAGAGCACCACAACACGTTCGCCCACTGACATTGACCCGTCACTATACCAAACATGCTGAAGGCTCCGTGCTAGTTGAGTTTGGCGATACCAAAGTTTTGTGCACCGCCACGGTGGAGGAGGGTGTGCCACGCTTCCTGAAAGGCCAGGGCCAGGGGTGGATCACCGCTGAATACAGCATGCTGCCGCGCTCCACTCACAGCCGTAATGTGCGCGAAGCTGCCAAAGGCAAACAGGGTGGTCGTACACTAGAAATTCAACGCCTGATCGCCCGTTCGTTACGCGCCGCAGTGGATCTGAAAAAGCTGGGTGAGTTTACCATCATCCTCGACTGTGATGTATTACAGGCTGATGGTGGCACTCGCACCGCTTCCATTACTGGGGCCTGCGTGGCGCTGATTGATGCGCTGAATGCACTGGTCGCTAACGGCAAACTGAAAGCTAACCCGATGAAGGGTTTGGTGGCGGCGGTTTCCGTCGGCATCCTCAACGGTGAAGCGCTGTGCGATTTGGAGTACGTTGAAGACTCCGCCGCCGAGACCGACATGAACGTGGTGATGATGGAAGATGGCCGCATGATCGAGGTGCAAGGCACCGCCGAAGGTGAGCCGTTTAGCCACGATGAACTAATGGCATTATTGACGCTGGCTCGGGGGGGCATCGAGACCATCTTCCAGGCGCAGAAAGCGGCGCTGGCGGGCTGA
- a CDS encoding ogr/Delta-like zinc finger family protein, translated as MFRCPFCGAMARTRTSRKITDMTIRQYHQCQNLECSRSFTTLNSVEREVTKRAGTAPLPPDFIPRDAFPASHYGRDQLNLAL; from the coding sequence ATGTTCAGATGTCCTTTTTGCGGTGCAATGGCCCGCACCCGTACCAGCCGTAAAATTACCGATATGACAATCCGGCAATATCACCAGTGCCAGAATCTGGAGTGTAGCCGGTCATTCACCACGCTAAATAGCGTGGAAAGGGAAGTAACAAAGCGTGCAGGCACAGCCCCGTTACCGCCCGATTTCATTCCTCGCGATGCCTTCCCAGCGTCCCACTATGGCAGAGACCAGCTTAATTTAGCTCTCTGA
- a CDS encoding phage late control D family protein, with protein sequence MALTDLTKPLNDAVSSYNDSLTEAVKSPGFSITMGGKVLTQLDDRIMSLSLTDNRGFDADQLSISIDDTDGRVALPPRGAELAVSFGWLGEPLIYKGLYTVDEVSHEGPADTIGITARSADFREEFNVKREVSWHDVTVERVVSAIAHRYGLKTQISEMLMDIEIDHADQTQESDMSFLTRMADMLGAIATVKNGSLLFILPGGGVTADGRALPSASIDRTSGDRHRFRIADRDAYTGVRAYWLDLNFGKKKKVSVKRRKPAKPKKEKSSSREGDYMEGADGNVYVLRKTYQNEEAAKRAAAAKWQQLQRGAAEFSITLARGRAELYPEMHVTVSGFKDEIDNQDWIIARAEHVIDDSGFTTRLELEAKIPDWIAETE encoded by the coding sequence ATGGCACTTACAGACCTTACCAAACCACTTAACGACGCCGTAAGCAGTTATAACGATTCACTTACCGAGGCGGTGAAAAGTCCGGGATTCAGCATTACGATGGGCGGCAAGGTACTGACGCAGCTTGATGATCGGATCATGTCGTTGTCACTGACGGACAACAGGGGCTTTGATGCTGATCAGTTGTCAATATCCATTGATGATACTGATGGCAGGGTTGCACTGCCGCCGCGCGGCGCTGAGCTTGCCGTATCATTTGGCTGGCTGGGTGAACCGCTGATTTATAAGGGGTTGTATACGGTTGATGAGGTATCCCACGAAGGCCCGGCAGATACCATTGGCATTACTGCCCGCAGTGCTGATTTTCGTGAAGAGTTCAACGTAAAGCGCGAAGTCTCATGGCATGACGTGACCGTTGAGCGCGTCGTGTCGGCCATTGCACATCGCTACGGACTGAAAACGCAGATCAGTGAAATGCTCATGGATATTGAGATTGACCACGCCGACCAGACGCAGGAAAGCGATATGTCTTTCCTGACCCGCATGGCGGACATGCTGGGTGCAATTGCCACCGTCAAGAACGGTAGTCTGCTGTTTATCCTGCCGGGTGGCGGTGTGACCGCTGACGGTAGGGCGCTCCCCTCTGCCAGTATTGACCGCACAAGTGGCGACCGGCACCGCTTCCGTATCGCCGATCGGGATGCGTATACCGGCGTTCGGGCTTACTGGCTAGATCTGAATTTTGGCAAAAAGAAAAAGGTCAGCGTTAAGCGCCGCAAGCCTGCAAAGCCCAAAAAAGAGAAGAGCAGCAGCCGTGAGGGCGATTACATGGAGGGCGCAGACGGTAACGTCTATGTGCTGCGCAAAACTTACCAGAATGAAGAGGCGGCGAAACGTGCGGCAGCGGCAAAGTGGCAACAGCTTCAGCGTGGCGCAGCAGAGTTTTCGATCACCTTGGCGCGTGGCCGCGCTGAGCTTTATCCAGAAATGCACGTCACGGTTAGCGGTTTTAAGGATGAAATAGATAATCAGGACTGGATCATTGCGCGTGCTGAACACGTCATAGACGACAGCGGTTTTACCACCCGGCTGGAGCTGGAAGCAAAAATACCTGACTGGATAGCGGAAACTGAATAA